Genomic segment of Bacteroidota bacterium:
AACCTTCGCAGGGAAACTATGCATTGAGTTTAAGACCTGACAGTTTAATGCTTAATTATGATAAATGGACTGTTTCTCCCAATAACTCTCTCACTATAACAAAGGATAATATTATTGCGAGCAATTTTACGCTTCAAAAAAATGAGCAAAGATTATCGCTTCAAAGTGAAGGACAACTATTAAATGTTGGGTTTACAAGTTTCCAGTTGTCCACGATCACAGCTTTTATGAAATCAGACTCATTATTGTTTAATGGGTCCATGACAGGAAAAGTAGCCTTTAAAAATATTTTAAGACAACCTGTTTTCACCAGCGATCTTGCGATCAATGACCTGAGCATGAAAGGCGATACAATTGGTAACGCAATTATAAAAGTTGATAACACTTCCGGCGATCATTATAATACAAATGCAACAATAACCGGGCGGGGCAATGATATTTCATTGACCGGTTCATTTGCACCACAGGGCGAAAAAGATATTGCATTGAACCTGGATCTTACGATCCATCAAATGCAGCTTGCAACTATGGAAGGTGCCTTTGCCGGGATGATAAAAAATGCATCGGGTGGTGTGAATGGAAATATTAGTATCAACGGAACGGCGAATAAACCAATAATCAATGGACCGCTCAATTTTGACAAGGCAAGTTTTGCTATTACAGCATTAGGAAGCCAGTTCAGAATAGATGGGGAAAAGATCAATGTTACAGAAAATGGTTTTCAATTTGATGATTTTGTGATCCGGGATACTACCAATAACGAACTCAGGATAAATGGGAATATTAAAACTTCCAATTTTATCAATTACAATTTCAATTTTGATGTAAATGCCACCAATTTCCAGGTTCTGAATACTACAAAAAAAGATAATAAGATCTATTATGGAAAGTTGGTCACTACTTCCACGTTGCATATTGAAGGAACAGAAAATAAGCCAACTGTTGATGGCAATATAACTGTAAACGACGGAACGAATCTTAGCATTGTAATTCCACAAAAAGAACCGGGTGTTGTTGCAAGAGAAGGGATCGTTGAATTTGTGGATATCGATGCACCTGAAAATGATTCACTTTTCCTTGCTTACGATTCACTCAATATATCTCCCTTCAAAGGAATGGATATAATAACCAATATTGAAATAAAAAAGGAAGCCATTTTTAATATTATAATTGATGAAGCTAATGGTGATTTTATCAATGTACAGGGTGAAGCGCTTTTATCTACAGGCATTGATGCAAGTGGGAAAATTACATTGGTTGGAAATTATGAATTGGAAAAAGGGTCTTATGAAATTACATTCAACTTCCTGCGTCGTCGTTTTGATATTCAAAAAGGAAGCCGCATCACCTGGTTAAATGAACCTACCAAAGCAACACTTGATGTGAGCGCAGTATATATTGCTAATACTGCACCAATAGATCTGGTACAAAACCAGATCACTGCATCTTCACAGGCAATTCGTAATACTTACCTGCAGAAACTTCCATTTGAAGTGAGGTTGGCTATGACAGGTGAGTTAATGCAGCCTAAACTTGAATTCGATATTGTACTGCCCCTAAATAAAAATTATGGAGTTTCTAATGACATCATTACACAGGTAGATAGCAGGCTTGAACAAGTCAGGCAGGAACCTGGAGAGACCAACAGGCAGGTATTTGCTTTATTATTATTAAACCGTTTTGTAGGACAAAATCCTCTTGCAAGCAGCTCACCTGTTTTCAATGCTTCATCATATGCCCGTCAAAGCATAAGTAAATTAATGACGGAACAACTTAACAAACTTGCTGCCGGACTTATTGATGGTGTGGATCTGACATTTGATGTAACCTCAACAGATGATTACACAACCGGCGAGCAACGAAAAAGGACTGATCTAAATATAGGGGTAAGCAAGCGGTTACTCAATGAAAGATTGACGGTTTCCGTTGGAAGCAATTTTGAACTGGAAGGTCCGAAGAACAGTAACCAGAAGGCAAGTAATTTAATTGGCGATCTTAACATCAGCTATATGCTTAGCAGGGATGGCCGTTATATGTTGCGCTTCTACCAAAAAAATGAATATGAAGGAATCGTTGATGGTTATATAATTGAATCAGGATTGAGTTTTATGATCAGTGTAGATTATAATCGCTTTAAAGAACTGTTCCGAAAAAGAAAAAATCAGCGGGTAGAAGGAGTAAATTATACAAAGGAGCCAAGATGAATAACGATAAATTTTATATCATCTTTTTAGTAAGCATTTATTTTTTAATAGCTGCATGTAGCAATACAAGACACTTACCCGCAAATGATAAACTTTATACAGGTGCTAATGTAATAGTAGGCGGCACATCAACAGTACGTGAAAAGAAAGTTTTGCAGGAAGATCTTGGAGGACTAACAAGACCGAAGCCGAACACAAAATTTCTTGGCATTCCCATCAAACTTTCTATTTATAATTTATTCCGGAATAAAAAGGAGAATTCATTCTTTGGAAAAATAAGAGATAAGAATGGTGAACCCCCGGTATTGTTGAGCCAGCTTGATCTTCCGCATAATATTTTAGTACTGCAAAGTCACATGGAAAATAAAGGATATTTCCAGGCAAAGGTTACAGGCGATACAATTGTACGGCGCAGGAAGGCACATGCTACTTATAAAGCTGAAGCGGGGGCTCAGTATAAGATCAATGCAATACATTTTCCCGGGGATAGTGGAACAGCTCTTATTTCGGCTATTCATGAAAGCAGTGATAATACATTATTAAAGGTCGGGACACCATTTGACCTTGATGTGATCAAAGCGGAACGTATACGTATTGATGCTTTCCTGAAAGAAAGAGGATTTTATTTTTTTAGCCCTGAGTTTATCCTGTTAAAGACAGACACTACCTTAGGCAATCATCTTGTAAATATGTATGTAACAGTAAAACCGGATATCCCGATTGAATCGAGAGAAATTTATAGGATCAAAAATGTTCAGATCTATTCCGGTTATGCTTTGAATATGGAAAGAATTGATAGTATCAAAAAACAGGAAGATTATTACAATGGCTATTATATTATTGACAGGAGAAAAAGATTCAAACCTTCCCTATTCACTGAAACAATGAAATTTAAAACTGGTGATGTATACAACCGGACCAATCATAATTTTACACTCAGCCGGTTGATAAATCTTGATCTTTTCAAATTTGTAAAAAACCGATTTGAGATCAATACTGAAACAGATTCAGCTTACCTCGATGCGTTTTATTATCTCACTCCTTTACCGAGAAAATCATTGCGTGCAGAAGTGACGACTATAACCCGTTCAAGTAATCTCAATGGCTCGTTAATATCAGTTAAATGGAAGGATAGAAATCTTTTCAGAGGCGGTGAACATTTCACCCTGAATCTTTATGCCGGATCAGATATTCAATTTAGCGGAGGATTAAAAGGATATAATGTAGTTCGCTATGGTGCAGAAATGAATTATGCAATACCAAGAGTGCTTATGCCTTTTGGAGATTTTGGAATTAAGGGAGGGTATATGCCCAGGACAAATATGCTGATAGGATATGATATGTTTAATCGTATTGATTTATATACACTTAATTCTTTCAGGGCTGGTTACGGGTATTTATGGAAAGAGAGCATTCAAAAACAACATGAATTTTATCCTATTGGTATCAATTATATACACCCAAGTAATGTTACTGCTAAATACCATGCCCTTATTAGCCAGGATACATTACTTGCCCGTGCTATACAAGAACAATTTATTCTTGGATCTACTTACGAGTTTAATTATAATCAAACGATAAACGGATTGCAGCGAAATAATGCTTATTATTTCAACGGGCTCATTGATCTTTCTGGAAATTTAGCTGGCTTATTCTCTGGTGCAGATGTAAAGAACGGAAAACAAGTAACCATTAACGGTGTGCCTTTTGCTCAATACATAAAATTTGAACTGGACGGACGTCATTATAAAAAACTCGGCTTGTATTCTACCTGGGCAAACAGGGTTATTCTCGGTGTTGGTATTCCTTATGGAAATTCAGTGCAGCTTCCATTTGTTAAACAATTTTTTATTGGAGGAACTAATAGCCTGCGTGGATTCAGGAGCCGTTCACTAGGCCCAGGCACTTACAAGTATACAGATACTACTGATTTTTTACCGGATGAAACAGGAGATATCAAACTTGAGATGAATACGGAATTCCGTTTCAGACTTAGTGGACCCTTGTATGGTGCTTTATTTCTAGATGCAGGGAATATCTGGCTGGTGAATGACAGTCTATATACTCATAAGCCAGGCTCAAAATTTACCAGCAAATTTTTAAATCAGTTAGCTGTTGATGCAGGGATTGGCTTTCGGTTAGACATCACTCTTTTTGTTATACGACTGGATATTGCATTTCCATTACGTAAACCATGGGAGCAAAATCCCTGGGTTGTTGACCAGATAAAGTTTCATGAAAAACAATGGAGAAGAGACAATATTATTTATAATTTGGGCATTGGGTTCCCATTCTGATAACATAGTAATTGAACTTTAATAGTAACGACCAATATTACGCCATCATTGTGGTCTTGTCGTTAAATTGTGTGATAGTTGAACATTATTCCTTTATCTTAAAGGACATTTTTTATTTTCAGGAAACAAACTACAGCTTATGAACCTGGTTCAACGCTTTACAGCTCTTGATGTTTTCCGCGGCATGACAATATGTTTTATGATCATTGTTAATACGCCGGGTAATGGAGATACAAGTTATGCGCCACTCCAACATGCAAGCTGGCATGGATTTACCCCAACTGATCTTGTCTTTCCTTCTTTTTTATTTGCTGTAGGTAATGCTATGAGTTTTGTAATGAAAAGATGGACAGGCATGAGTGATGCAGCTGTATTGGGAAAGATCTTCAAAAGAACTGCGATCATTTTTATACTTGGTTACCTGATGTACTGGTTCCCATTTGTGCATTGGAATGAAAATGGTGAACTGGCGGCTAACCCGATCAGTCATACCAGGATATTTGGTGTGCTACAGCGCATTGCTTTATGTTATGGTGCAGCCGCATTGATGATACGTTATCTCAAACTGAATACTGTTTTGAGATTATCACTCATTTTTCTTTTAGTCTATTGGTTTATTCTTTTGCAATTTGGAGGAAGCGATGATCCCTATGATATGCTGACGAACGCCGGAACAAGACTCGATTTATTTTTGTTTGGGCCGAATCATTTGTATCATGGAGAAGGAGTTGCCTTTGATCCCGAAGGCTTGCTGAGTACATTGCCTGCTATTGCAAATGTTACATTTGGATATGCTGCCGGTAAATGGATACAGGAAAAAGGTGGCAGTTATGAAGGACTTACAAAATTATTACTGGCAGGAGTTGTGCTGATTTTCCTTGCACTCTGCTGGAATAATTTTCATCCCATCAATAAAAAACTCTGGACAGGCAGTTATGTTTTTCTTACTGTTGGTATTGATTGTGTATTGCTGGCTGCATTAGTTTACATTATCGACTTTGTACAAATAAAGAGATTCAATTATTTCTTTGAAGTATTTGGAAAAAACCCACTACTTATTTACCTGCTGAGCGAATTGATGGCAATACTCATGTGGTTTATTCCTGTTGGCGCCAGCCGCGAGCCTTTATACTCCTGGATATTTCAAAATATCTATAAGCATGCAGGAATGTATTTTGGTTCCTTCCTGTTTGCAATATCAGTTATGTTGGTTTGCTGGTTGGTTGGCTACCTGCTTGATAAAAGAAAAATTTATGTCAGAGTGTAATTTTAAAAACAAAACCCAACCTGGAATGGTTGGGTTTATATTTTTATTGTTGCAATGATTGATCAGATCTTTACTTCTTTCCACTTGCCTTTTCTGAAATAATACCAGGCGGCTAATGCAAGAAATGTTTCAGCAACGGGGATTGCAATGAATGCGCCGATTGGTCCCATATTAAATCCTTTGGCAAGTATCCATGCCAATGGGATCTGGAAAAACCAGAAACCAACAAGATTTATCAGTGTAGGGGTTTTGGTATCACCGGCTCCGTTCAATGCTTGTATCATCACCATTCCTATTCCATAAAAAATATAACCAGCTCCGATTATCTGTAATGCAGAAACACCATAAGCATGCACTTTAGCCTCATTGGTAAAAATGCTCATGATAGGAGACGAGAAAAACAGGAACAATAACATAACCACGGCCATAAAAAGAGCATTATATTTTGTTGTCAGCAATACACTCTTTTCTGCACGGTCAGGTTGTTTAGCCCCCAGGTTTTGCCCTACTAATGTAGCAGCCGCATTACTTAATCCCCATGCAGGTAAAATAAAGAATACAACATTGCGTATGGCCACCTGGTAACCTGCACTTGCATCTGTACTTCCGGTTATGGAAACGAGATAAGCCAGAATGATCCAGCTTCCGCTTTGAATAAAAAACTGTGAGGTGGCAGGCCATGCTACTTCAAACAAGGTTTTTATTATCGGCAAGTCCCATTTAAAATGTGATCGTTTGATATGAATACTTCTTTTACCTGCGAATAAATGATAACATTGATAAACGACACCGATACCACGTCCGATAGTGGTTGCAATTGCAGCACCCTTCAATCCCAGTTCAGGAAAAGGACCATAACCATAGATCAGCATCGGGCAAAGAAAAATATTTATGGCGCTGGCTATCCATAAACTGCGCATGGCCATTGTTGCATCACCGGCGCCACGGAATATACCATTGATAAGGAACAGTAAAATAATTACAATGCTTCCGCCAAGCATGATGCGGGCAAATGTTGTTCCTTCTTTAATTACATCCGGCGCTGCACCCATTAATTTTAAAATATCAGGAGCGAAGATGGCGCCTGCAATACTTATGACTACAGTCACACCCATTGCTATTAGTATTGATTGGGCACCGGCATGTGCTGCAGCATCAGGATTTTTTTCGCCAATCCTTCTTGATACCATAGCTGTAGCCGCCGTACTTAACCCGATTGCCAGTGTATAAACAATTGCAATTACAGATTCGGTAAGACCAACAGTGGCCATTGCTTCTTTTGCACCGGTTTTAAGATGACTTACGAAATACATATCCACAACAGCAAATATGCTTTCGAGACTGAGTTCAAGAATCATTGGTATGGCGAGTAGCACAATAGCTTTTCGAATGCTTCCTTGTGTATAGTCATATTCCCCGCCTTTTAATGACTGGCCAACTAACGAGAAAAAATGAGACAATTTATTTTTATATACAGTTGATTGCTGCATGATTGAAAAGACTTTAAAATTAAGTAAATGAAAAATAAAACAGAAGCAACTTGTGTTGCTTTTCGGTTAACGACAATAAAATCTCAGGTTCTATCCCGAATCGATCGGGAATTACAATGGGAGGCGAACCTTACAAATTTTCATATTCTTTAATTGAAGGAGGACAAAAATAGGAGAATGTTTTTATCCGGCAAGATTTAGTGCTGATAAATATTGATGAATGTACTATCCGTCTGTTTACGCCAGTATTAAAGGATAAGGCAGCAGATCAAAATTTCACCACTTCCCAGTATGCTTTTTTGGGTTTTAATTCCCTGTCAAAAAGTAAAGGATAATCTTTTCTTCCTCTTACCGGGAAATTATCCAGCCAACTGCTGCGGTCAGAAATATTCCAAAATGTAACGGCAGAGATATGTTTGCGGTATTTGCGGAAGAGATCAAAACATGTTTTATAAACTTCAATTTGCTTTTGTTCTTTTTCGGCTGAAAAAATTGTATCATAGTCTTCAGGTTTTCTATCTCTTGCATTATGCTCTTTTGGATAAACAGAAATATCCAGTTCGGTTATCTGCATCTTCAGCCCAAGTTTTGAGAAACCGTACAGCGTTTGTTCCAACTGTTCCTTTGATGGTTCATTTAAAGCCCAATGTCCTTGCAGCCCGATACCGTGAATGGGAACTCCTTTTGCCTTCATATCTTTTACCATGCGTATTATCTTCTCCCTTTTTACTGCGTTAATTTCATTATAGTCATTATAAAATAACAAAGCATCCGGATCAGCTTCGTGTGCCCATTGAAATGCTTTGGCTACAAATTCTTCGCCGCATATCTTATACCACAACGATGGCCGGAAGTATTCATCTTGCTTATCTGATATCACTTCATTTACCACATCCCATGCATAGATGGTTCCTTTGTAGCGGCTTACTACTGCAGTGATATGTTCTTTCAATCGCTGGAGCAAAACTTCTTTTGTTACTTCTTTACCTTCTGCATCTTTAAATAACCAGCCGGGAGTTTGATTATGCCAGCATAAAGTATGCCCCCGCATTTTTAGATTATTTCTTTTAGCAAATGCAGCAATCGAATCACCGCCGGCCCAGTTGTAAACTGTTTCCTGTGGATGAATGGGACCCATCTTCATTGCATTTTCAGGCGTCATACTATTAAACTGTTTCAGTATAAGTTGCGCCTCATCTGTTTTCAGTGCACGGGGAGAAACGGCTACCCCGATATCGAAATAATCTTTATAATAATTTTTCAGACCTTTTGTTTCATCAGTAACAACAGGTTCCCATTCTGATCTTTTTAGTGAAGAGCATAAAACAAAAAAACTTATAAGTGTAAAAGCAGATAAAGCAATAAAAGACCTTTTCATATTTAAATGATTATGGTTAGACAATCGCATTAAGAAAAAGAACACCAATCAGCCCGATTATCGAGATCGTAGTTTCCATTACCGTCCATGATAAAAAAGTTTGCTTCAATGACAATTTGAAAAATTCTTTAAACATCCAGAACCCCGAATCATTGATATGCGAACCAAATACACTGCCACTTCCAACTGCCAACACCATCAATTCAGGTGATACATTGCTTTGGGCTAATAATGGTGCAACTACACCGGCAGCAGTGATAGCTGCTACTGTTGCGGAGCCAATTGTCACCCTCAATAAAGCAGTGACAACCCAGGCAAAAAATAATGGTGGCATTTCTAATTTCTTACTGAAAGAAGAAATATAATCATCCGTGCCACTATCATCGAGTACTTGTTTAAATACACCACCGGCTGTAATGATGAGTAAGATGACAGCAATGCCGCTTATCGCATCGTTCAGCCATTTCATCTGCGTATCCATTTTCACTTTATTCCTTATGCCGAAATAGGCAAAAGCAGCGAGTACTGTTAACAACAGGGCAATATTGGAATTGCCGATGAACAATAAAATAGTTTGTAACAATCCTTTATTCAAAAAATTTTCAGCAATTACAGAAGCGGTTATGAGCAACACAGGCATCAAGGCAATCAAAAAACTTGGTAATGCGGCAGGCAGTTTTACCGGTAACGATGATTCTGCAGATGAAAACAAATTTAATCCTGTGATATTTATTTTCTTCATCCTTCTGCCTAACAATGGCCCTGCAATTATAACTGCAGGTATCGCAATGCAAAGTCCATAGATCAATGTTCTTCCCATATCAGCTCTAAATGCATTTACCAAAAGAGAAGGCCCGGGATGGGGTGGTAAAAAACAATGCGTAGTACTTAATCCTGCTGCCATGGGAATAGCTATGTATAGAAGTGGTAAACCTGTTTTTTTTGCCAGCATAAACACTAATGGAACGAGAATGATGAAGCCTGCATTATAGTAAAGCGGAATGCCAATTAAAAAACCAGTAAGCAATACAGCCCACTGAATATTTTTTTCACCAAAACTGTTGATAAGAGTAACAGCAATTTTTTCTGCTGCACCGGATACTTCCAATATTTTACCCAGCACTGCGCCAAGACAAATGATTAGTGCAACCCCACCCAATGTACTGCCTACACCCTTTTCAATTGACTTTAATAGATCAACCGGCTGCATGCCCAAACATAAACC
This window contains:
- a CDS encoding DUF1624 domain-containing protein is translated as MNLVQRFTALDVFRGMTICFMIIVNTPGNGDTSYAPLQHASWHGFTPTDLVFPSFLFAVGNAMSFVMKRWTGMSDAAVLGKIFKRTAIIFILGYLMYWFPFVHWNENGELAANPISHTRIFGVLQRIALCYGAAALMIRYLKLNTVLRLSLIFLLVYWFILLQFGGSDDPYDMLTNAGTRLDLFLFGPNHLYHGEGVAFDPEGLLSTLPAIANVTFGYAAGKWIQEKGGSYEGLTKLLLAGVVLIFLALCWNNFHPINKKLWTGSYVFLTVGIDCVLLAALVYIIDFVQIKRFNYFFEVFGKNPLLIYLLSELMAILMWFIPVGASREPLYSWIFQNIYKHAGMYFGSFLFAISVMLVCWLVGYLLDKRKIYVRV
- a CDS encoding MATE family efflux transporter yields the protein MQQSTVYKNKLSHFFSLVGQSLKGGEYDYTQGSIRKAIVLLAIPMILELSLESIFAVVDMYFVSHLKTGAKEAMATVGLTESVIAIVYTLAIGLSTAATAMVSRRIGEKNPDAAAHAGAQSILIAMGVTVVISIAGAIFAPDILKLMGAAPDVIKEGTTFARIMLGGSIVIILLFLINGIFRGAGDATMAMRSLWIASAINIFLCPMLIYGYGPFPELGLKGAAIATTIGRGIGVVYQCYHLFAGKRSIHIKRSHFKWDLPIIKTLFEVAWPATSQFFIQSGSWIILAYLVSITGSTDASAGYQVAIRNVVFFILPAWGLSNAAATLVGQNLGAKQPDRAEKSVLLTTKYNALFMAVVMLLFLFFSSPIMSIFTNEAKVHAYGVSALQIIGAGYIFYGIGMVMIQALNGAGDTKTPTLINLVGFWFFQIPLAWILAKGFNMGPIGAFIAIPVAETFLALAAWYYFRKGKWKEVKI
- a CDS encoding 1,4-beta-xylanase, whose product is MKRSFIALSAFTLISFFVLCSSLKRSEWEPVVTDETKGLKNYYKDYFDIGVAVSPRALKTDEAQLILKQFNSMTPENAMKMGPIHPQETVYNWAGGDSIAAFAKRNNLKMRGHTLCWHNQTPGWLFKDAEGKEVTKEVLLQRLKEHITAVVSRYKGTIYAWDVVNEVISDKQDEYFRPSLWYKICGEEFVAKAFQWAHEADPDALLFYNDYNEINAVKREKIIRMVKDMKAKGVPIHGIGLQGHWALNEPSKEQLEQTLYGFSKLGLKMQITELDISVYPKEHNARDRKPEDYDTIFSAEKEQKQIEVYKTCFDLFRKYRKHISAVTFWNISDRSSWLDNFPVRGRKDYPLLFDRELKPKKAYWEVVKF
- a CDS encoding gluconate transporter; the protein is MTFLIIILAIALQIFLSVKKVSPFISLLFVAILTGLCLGMQPVDLLKSIEKGVGSTLGGVALIICLGAVLGKILEVSGAAEKIAVTLINSFGEKNIQWAVLLTGFLIGIPLYYNAGFIILVPLVFMLAKKTGLPLLYIAIPMAAGLSTTHCFLPPHPGPSLLVNAFRADMGRTLIYGLCIAIPAVIIAGPLLGRRMKKINITGLNLFSSAESSLPVKLPAALPSFLIALMPVLLITASVIAENFLNKGLLQTILLFIGNSNIALLLTVLAAFAYFGIRNKVKMDTQMKWLNDAISGIAVILLIITAGGVFKQVLDDSGTDDYISSFSKKLEMPPLFFAWVVTALLRVTIGSATVAAITAAGVVAPLLAQSNVSPELMVLAVGSGSVFGSHINDSGFWMFKEFFKLSLKQTFLSWTVMETTISIIGLIGVLFLNAIV